One window of the Daphnia pulex isolate KAP4 chromosome 8, ASM2113471v1 genome contains the following:
- the LOC124200345 gene encoding amphiphysin-like isoform X4, whose amino-acid sequence MILQKVGKVDRTADEIFDDHVQNFNKQQNAANKLQKELNNYIRCVKAMQAASKTLYECMSEVYEPDWTGHDLLTVQSQNIEMLWQDLGHKMTDQVLIPLNTYQGQFPEMRKKIEKRGRKLVDYDGQRHSFQALQSSKKREEVKIGRAKEQLEEAKRTFAVFNAELNEELPSLYDSRLPFFITNLQTLFSAEQVFHSELSKVHGELESIIDKLAKESSGRTSSSHYRRSSPPTQMLSSPGSNSLNSPENVGSRGSRLGRTEQDEDNTSPFHDHHQHNNQNDHDNYSKQSGGGLIGGGTGAGGLKDYEPVEVGAQVGEMTTTSTPTNNGAGAATTNGVNKSPPSSGGPGAAAPARNTNQRPGVEELYDIPIGATTDNLPPGVLYRVRATYKYQAEDEDELSLEVGDTVQVIEYEDPEEQEQEEGWLMGIKEATGRQGLFPANFTRPI is encoded by the exons ATG ATCCTGCAAAAGGTGGGCAAAGTGGACCGGACAGCCGACGAGATCTTCGACGATCACGTCCAGAATTTCAACAAGCAACAAAATGCGGCCAACAAACTCCAAAAGGAGCTCAACAATTACATCCGCTGTGTCAAAg CCATGCAAGCGGCCAGCAAGACTCTGTACGAGTGCATGTCGGAGGTGTACGAACCGGACTGGACGGGGCACGACTTGCTGACGGTCCAGTCACAAAACATTGAAATGCTCTGGCAAGATCTTGGCCACAAAATGACGGACCAGGTCCTCATCCCACTCAACACCTACCAGGGCCAATTCCCCGAAATGAGA aaaaagattgaaaagaGAGGGAGGAAGCTGGTGGACTACGACGGACAGCGACACAGTTTCCAGGCCCTGCAGAGCTCCAAGAAGCGAGAGGAAGTCAAGATCGGCCGTGCCAAGGAGCAATTGGAGGAGGCCAAACGGACGTTTGCCGTTTTCAACGCGGAGCTCAACGAGGAGCTGCCGTCGCTCTACGACTCGCGTCTGCCATTTTTCATCACCAACTTGCAGACTCTCTTCTCGGCCGAGCAGGTGTTCCACTCTGAGCTCTCAAAGGTCCACGGCGAGTTGGAGTCCATCATCGACAAATTGGCCAAGGAGTCGAGCGGACGGACGTCGTCGAGCCACTACAGGCGCAGCTCGCCGCCCACGCAGATGCTCTCGTCACCCGGCAGCAATTCGCTCAACAGCCCAGAAAACG TGGGTTCACGCGGATCGAGACTGGGTCGGACGGAACAGGACGAGGACAACACGAGTCCGTTCCACGACCACCACcaacacaacaaccaaaatgaCCACGACAACTACAGCAAACAATCTGGCGGGGGACTCATTGGAGGCGGAACGGGAGCTGGCGGATTGAAGGATTACGAACCGGTTGAAGTCGGAGCCCAAGTCGGCGAAATGACGACGACCAGCACTCCGACCAACAATGGCGCAGGAG CCGCCACGACCAACGGAGTGAACAAGAGTCCGCCCAGCAGCGGAGGGCCCGGTGCTGCTGCACCGGCTCGCAACACCAATCAAAGGCCCGGCGTCGAAGAACTTTATGATATTCCCATAG GTGCTACGACGGATAACCTTCCGCCAGGTGTTCTCTACAGAGTCCGAGCCACTTACAA gTATCAAGCGGAAGATGAGGATGAATTGTCTCTTGAGGTGGGCGACACGGTCCAAGTGATTGAATACGAAGATCCCGAGGAACAG GAGCAGGAGGAAGGTTGGCTGATGGGCATCAAAGAGGCGACAGGACGTCAGGGTCTCTTCCCGGCCAATTTCACTCGACCCATCTGA
- the LOC124200345 gene encoding myc box-dependent-interacting protein 1-like isoform X10 gives MILQKVGKVDRTADEIFDDHVQNFNKQQNAANKLQKELNNYIRCVKAMQAASKTLYECMSEVYEPDWTGHDLLTVQSQNIEMLWQDLGHKMTDQVLIPLNTYQGQFPEMRKKIEKRGRKLVDYDGQRHSFQALQSSKKREEVKIGRAKEQLEEAKRTFAVFNAELNEELPSLYDSRLPFFITNLQTLFSAEQVFHSELSKVHGELESIIDKLAKESSGRTSSSHYRRSSPPTQMLSSPGSNSLNSPENVGSRGSRLGRTEQDEDNTSPFHDHHQHNNQNDHDNYSKQSGGGLIGGGTGAGGLKDYEPVEVGAQVGEMTTTSTPTNNGAGGATTDNLPPGVLYRVRATYKYQAEDEDELSLEVGDTVQVIEYEDPEEQEEGWLMGIKEATGRQGLFPANFTRPI, from the exons ATG ATCCTGCAAAAGGTGGGCAAAGTGGACCGGACAGCCGACGAGATCTTCGACGATCACGTCCAGAATTTCAACAAGCAACAAAATGCGGCCAACAAACTCCAAAAGGAGCTCAACAATTACATCCGCTGTGTCAAAg CCATGCAAGCGGCCAGCAAGACTCTGTACGAGTGCATGTCGGAGGTGTACGAACCGGACTGGACGGGGCACGACTTGCTGACGGTCCAGTCACAAAACATTGAAATGCTCTGGCAAGATCTTGGCCACAAAATGACGGACCAGGTCCTCATCCCACTCAACACCTACCAGGGCCAATTCCCCGAAATGAGA aaaaagattgaaaagaGAGGGAGGAAGCTGGTGGACTACGACGGACAGCGACACAGTTTCCAGGCCCTGCAGAGCTCCAAGAAGCGAGAGGAAGTCAAGATCGGCCGTGCCAAGGAGCAATTGGAGGAGGCCAAACGGACGTTTGCCGTTTTCAACGCGGAGCTCAACGAGGAGCTGCCGTCGCTCTACGACTCGCGTCTGCCATTTTTCATCACCAACTTGCAGACTCTCTTCTCGGCCGAGCAGGTGTTCCACTCTGAGCTCTCAAAGGTCCACGGCGAGTTGGAGTCCATCATCGACAAATTGGCCAAGGAGTCGAGCGGACGGACGTCGTCGAGCCACTACAGGCGCAGCTCGCCGCCCACGCAGATGCTCTCGTCACCCGGCAGCAATTCGCTCAACAGCCCAGAAAACG TGGGTTCACGCGGATCGAGACTGGGTCGGACGGAACAGGACGAGGACAACACGAGTCCGTTCCACGACCACCACcaacacaacaaccaaaatgaCCACGACAACTACAGCAAACAATCTGGCGGGGGACTCATTGGAGGCGGAACGGGAGCTGGCGGATTGAAGGATTACGAACCGGTTGAAGTCGGAGCCCAAGTCGGCGAAATGACGACGACCAGCACTCCGACCAACAATGGCGCAGGAG GTGCTACGACGGATAACCTTCCGCCAGGTGTTCTCTACAGAGTCCGAGCCACTTACAA gTATCAAGCGGAAGATGAGGATGAATTGTCTCTTGAGGTGGGCGACACGGTCCAAGTGATTGAATACGAAGATCCCGAGGAACAG GAGGAAGGTTGGCTGATGGGCATCAAAGAGGCGACAGGACGTCAGGGTCTCTTCCCGGCCAATTTCACTCGACCCATCTGA
- the LOC124200345 gene encoding myc box-dependent-interacting protein 1-like isoform X6, which produces MILQKVGKVDRTADEIFDDHVQNFNKQQNAANKLQKELNNYIRCVKAMQAASKTLYECMSEVYEPDWTGHDLLTVQSQNIEMLWQDLGHKMTDQVLIPLNTYQGQFPEMRKKIEKRGRKLVDYDGQRHSFQALQSSKKREEVKIGRAKEQLEEAKRTFAVFNAELNEELPSLYDSRLPFFITNLQTLFSAEQVFHSELSKVHGELESIIDKLAKESSGRTSSSHYRRSSPPTQMLSSPGSNSLNSPENVGSRGSRLGRTEQDEDNTSPFHDHHQHNNQNDHDNYSKQSGGGLIGGGTGAGGLKDYEPVEVGAQVGEMTTTSTPTNNGAGAATTNGVNKSPPSSGGPGAAAPARNTNQRPGVEELYDIPIGATTDNLPPGVLYRVRATYKYQAEDEDELSLEVGDTVQVIEYEDPEEQEEGWLMGIKEATGRQGLFPANFTRPI; this is translated from the exons ATG ATCCTGCAAAAGGTGGGCAAAGTGGACCGGACAGCCGACGAGATCTTCGACGATCACGTCCAGAATTTCAACAAGCAACAAAATGCGGCCAACAAACTCCAAAAGGAGCTCAACAATTACATCCGCTGTGTCAAAg CCATGCAAGCGGCCAGCAAGACTCTGTACGAGTGCATGTCGGAGGTGTACGAACCGGACTGGACGGGGCACGACTTGCTGACGGTCCAGTCACAAAACATTGAAATGCTCTGGCAAGATCTTGGCCACAAAATGACGGACCAGGTCCTCATCCCACTCAACACCTACCAGGGCCAATTCCCCGAAATGAGA aaaaagattgaaaagaGAGGGAGGAAGCTGGTGGACTACGACGGACAGCGACACAGTTTCCAGGCCCTGCAGAGCTCCAAGAAGCGAGAGGAAGTCAAGATCGGCCGTGCCAAGGAGCAATTGGAGGAGGCCAAACGGACGTTTGCCGTTTTCAACGCGGAGCTCAACGAGGAGCTGCCGTCGCTCTACGACTCGCGTCTGCCATTTTTCATCACCAACTTGCAGACTCTCTTCTCGGCCGAGCAGGTGTTCCACTCTGAGCTCTCAAAGGTCCACGGCGAGTTGGAGTCCATCATCGACAAATTGGCCAAGGAGTCGAGCGGACGGACGTCGTCGAGCCACTACAGGCGCAGCTCGCCGCCCACGCAGATGCTCTCGTCACCCGGCAGCAATTCGCTCAACAGCCCAGAAAACG TGGGTTCACGCGGATCGAGACTGGGTCGGACGGAACAGGACGAGGACAACACGAGTCCGTTCCACGACCACCACcaacacaacaaccaaaatgaCCACGACAACTACAGCAAACAATCTGGCGGGGGACTCATTGGAGGCGGAACGGGAGCTGGCGGATTGAAGGATTACGAACCGGTTGAAGTCGGAGCCCAAGTCGGCGAAATGACGACGACCAGCACTCCGACCAACAATGGCGCAGGAG CCGCCACGACCAACGGAGTGAACAAGAGTCCGCCCAGCAGCGGAGGGCCCGGTGCTGCTGCACCGGCTCGCAACACCAATCAAAGGCCCGGCGTCGAAGAACTTTATGATATTCCCATAG GTGCTACGACGGATAACCTTCCGCCAGGTGTTCTCTACAGAGTCCGAGCCACTTACAA gTATCAAGCGGAAGATGAGGATGAATTGTCTCTTGAGGTGGGCGACACGGTCCAAGTGATTGAATACGAAGATCCCGAGGAACAG GAGGAAGGTTGGCTGATGGGCATCAAAGAGGCGACAGGACGTCAGGGTCTCTTCCCGGCCAATTTCACTCGACCCATCTGA
- the LOC124200345 gene encoding myc box-dependent-interacting protein 1-like isoform X5: protein MILQKVGKVDRTADEIFDDHVQNFNKQQNAANKLQKELNNYIRCVKAMQAASKTLYECMSEVYEPDWTGHDLLTVQSQNIEMLWQDLGHKMTDQVLIPLNTYQGQFPEMRKKIEKRGRKLVDYDGQRHSFQALQSSKKREEVKIGRAKEQLEEAKRTFAVFNAELNEELPSLYDSRLPFFITNLQTLFSAEQVFHSELSKVHGELESIIDKLAKESSGRTSSSHYRRSSPPTQMLSSPGSNSLNSPENVGSRGSRLGRTEQDEDNTSPFHDHHQHNNQNDHDNYSKQSGGGLIGGGTGAGGLKDYEPVEVGAQVGEMTTTSTPTNNGAGAATTNGVNKSPPSSGGPGAAAPARNTNQRPGVEELYDIPIGATTDNLPPGVLYRVRATYKYQAEDEDELSLEVGDTVQVIEYEDPEEQQEEGWLMGIKEATGRQGLFPANFTRPI, encoded by the exons ATG ATCCTGCAAAAGGTGGGCAAAGTGGACCGGACAGCCGACGAGATCTTCGACGATCACGTCCAGAATTTCAACAAGCAACAAAATGCGGCCAACAAACTCCAAAAGGAGCTCAACAATTACATCCGCTGTGTCAAAg CCATGCAAGCGGCCAGCAAGACTCTGTACGAGTGCATGTCGGAGGTGTACGAACCGGACTGGACGGGGCACGACTTGCTGACGGTCCAGTCACAAAACATTGAAATGCTCTGGCAAGATCTTGGCCACAAAATGACGGACCAGGTCCTCATCCCACTCAACACCTACCAGGGCCAATTCCCCGAAATGAGA aaaaagattgaaaagaGAGGGAGGAAGCTGGTGGACTACGACGGACAGCGACACAGTTTCCAGGCCCTGCAGAGCTCCAAGAAGCGAGAGGAAGTCAAGATCGGCCGTGCCAAGGAGCAATTGGAGGAGGCCAAACGGACGTTTGCCGTTTTCAACGCGGAGCTCAACGAGGAGCTGCCGTCGCTCTACGACTCGCGTCTGCCATTTTTCATCACCAACTTGCAGACTCTCTTCTCGGCCGAGCAGGTGTTCCACTCTGAGCTCTCAAAGGTCCACGGCGAGTTGGAGTCCATCATCGACAAATTGGCCAAGGAGTCGAGCGGACGGACGTCGTCGAGCCACTACAGGCGCAGCTCGCCGCCCACGCAGATGCTCTCGTCACCCGGCAGCAATTCGCTCAACAGCCCAGAAAACG TGGGTTCACGCGGATCGAGACTGGGTCGGACGGAACAGGACGAGGACAACACGAGTCCGTTCCACGACCACCACcaacacaacaaccaaaatgaCCACGACAACTACAGCAAACAATCTGGCGGGGGACTCATTGGAGGCGGAACGGGAGCTGGCGGATTGAAGGATTACGAACCGGTTGAAGTCGGAGCCCAAGTCGGCGAAATGACGACGACCAGCACTCCGACCAACAATGGCGCAGGAG CCGCCACGACCAACGGAGTGAACAAGAGTCCGCCCAGCAGCGGAGGGCCCGGTGCTGCTGCACCGGCTCGCAACACCAATCAAAGGCCCGGCGTCGAAGAACTTTATGATATTCCCATAG GTGCTACGACGGATAACCTTCCGCCAGGTGTTCTCTACAGAGTCCGAGCCACTTACAA gTATCAAGCGGAAGATGAGGATGAATTGTCTCTTGAGGTGGGCGACACGGTCCAAGTGATTGAATACGAAGATCCCGAGGAACAG CAGGAGGAAGGTTGGCTGATGGGCATCAAAGAGGCGACAGGACGTCAGGGTCTCTTCCCGGCCAATTTCACTCGACCCATCTGA
- the LOC124200345 gene encoding amphiphysin-like isoform X1 yields MASESKGLVFATAVKKHAGRAKEKILQKVGKVDRTADEIFDDHVQNFNKQQNAANKLQKELNNYIRCVKAMQAASKTLYECMSEVYEPDWTGHDLLTVQSQNIEMLWQDLGHKMTDQVLIPLNTYQGQFPEMRKKIEKRGRKLVDYDGQRHSFQALQSSKKREEVKIGRAKEQLEEAKRTFAVFNAELNEELPSLYDSRLPFFITNLQTLFSAEQVFHSELSKVHGELESIIDKLAKESSGRTSSSHYRRSSPPTQMLSSPGSNSLNSPENVGSRGSRLGRTEQDEDNTSPFHDHHQHNNQNDHDNYSKQSGGGLIGGGTGAGGLKDYEPVEVGAQVGEMTTTSTPTNNGAGAATTNGVNKSPPSSGGPGAAAPARNTNQRPGVEELYDIPIGATTDNLPPGVLYRVRATYKYQAEDEDELSLEVGDTVQVIEYEDPEEQEQEEGWLMGIKEATGRQGLFPANFTRPI; encoded by the exons ATGGCTAGTGAATCGAAAGGATTGGTGTTCGCCACGGCCGTGAAGAAACACGCTGGACGGGCCAAAGAAAAG ATCCTGCAAAAGGTGGGCAAAGTGGACCGGACAGCCGACGAGATCTTCGACGATCACGTCCAGAATTTCAACAAGCAACAAAATGCGGCCAACAAACTCCAAAAGGAGCTCAACAATTACATCCGCTGTGTCAAAg CCATGCAAGCGGCCAGCAAGACTCTGTACGAGTGCATGTCGGAGGTGTACGAACCGGACTGGACGGGGCACGACTTGCTGACGGTCCAGTCACAAAACATTGAAATGCTCTGGCAAGATCTTGGCCACAAAATGACGGACCAGGTCCTCATCCCACTCAACACCTACCAGGGCCAATTCCCCGAAATGAGA aaaaagattgaaaagaGAGGGAGGAAGCTGGTGGACTACGACGGACAGCGACACAGTTTCCAGGCCCTGCAGAGCTCCAAGAAGCGAGAGGAAGTCAAGATCGGCCGTGCCAAGGAGCAATTGGAGGAGGCCAAACGGACGTTTGCCGTTTTCAACGCGGAGCTCAACGAGGAGCTGCCGTCGCTCTACGACTCGCGTCTGCCATTTTTCATCACCAACTTGCAGACTCTCTTCTCGGCCGAGCAGGTGTTCCACTCTGAGCTCTCAAAGGTCCACGGCGAGTTGGAGTCCATCATCGACAAATTGGCCAAGGAGTCGAGCGGACGGACGTCGTCGAGCCACTACAGGCGCAGCTCGCCGCCCACGCAGATGCTCTCGTCACCCGGCAGCAATTCGCTCAACAGCCCAGAAAACG TGGGTTCACGCGGATCGAGACTGGGTCGGACGGAACAGGACGAGGACAACACGAGTCCGTTCCACGACCACCACcaacacaacaaccaaaatgaCCACGACAACTACAGCAAACAATCTGGCGGGGGACTCATTGGAGGCGGAACGGGAGCTGGCGGATTGAAGGATTACGAACCGGTTGAAGTCGGAGCCCAAGTCGGCGAAATGACGACGACCAGCACTCCGACCAACAATGGCGCAGGAG CCGCCACGACCAACGGAGTGAACAAGAGTCCGCCCAGCAGCGGAGGGCCCGGTGCTGCTGCACCGGCTCGCAACACCAATCAAAGGCCCGGCGTCGAAGAACTTTATGATATTCCCATAG GTGCTACGACGGATAACCTTCCGCCAGGTGTTCTCTACAGAGTCCGAGCCACTTACAA gTATCAAGCGGAAGATGAGGATGAATTGTCTCTTGAGGTGGGCGACACGGTCCAAGTGATTGAATACGAAGATCCCGAGGAACAG GAGCAGGAGGAAGGTTGGCTGATGGGCATCAAAGAGGCGACAGGACGTCAGGGTCTCTTCCCGGCCAATTTCACTCGACCCATCTGA